A region of Vitis riparia cultivar Riparia Gloire de Montpellier isolate 1030 chromosome 1, EGFV_Vit.rip_1.0, whole genome shotgun sequence DNA encodes the following proteins:
- the LOC117905848 gene encoding probable WRKY transcription factor 75 — protein sequence MDSFSTLFPCPPSTSSPSPFSFLSMVNNSSHHDFQTHKPSDFLGLMSGTTATAASMEVPASDITNVDSLQAKGLFGSDDGEVKSSGKKKGEKKIRKPRYAFQTRSQVDILDDGYRWRKYGQKAVKNNRFPRSYYRCTHQGCNVKKQVQRLSKDEGIVVTTYEGMHSHQIEKSTDNFEHILSQMQVYASF from the exons ATGGATAGCTTCTCCACTCTCTTTCCGTGCCCACCTTCAACTTCTTCTCCctctcctttctcttttctctccATGGTCAACAACAGTTCCCATCATGACTTCCAAACCCACAAGCCCAGTGATTTCCTTGGTTTGATGAGTGGCACCACCGCAACAGCTGCTTCAATGGAAGTTCCCGCCTCAGACATCACTAATGTCGATTCTCTCCAGGCCAAAGGCCTTTTTGGCTCCGATGACGGCGAAGTCAAGTCCTCCGGCAAGAAGAAGGGAGAGAAGAAGATTAGAAAGCCCCGATATGCTTTTCAAACCAGGAGCCAAGTAGATATTCTTGATGACGGTTACAGATGGAGGAAGTATGggcaaaaagctgtcaaaaacAACAGGTTTCCAAG AAGCTATTATCGGTGTACACACCAAGGGTGCAACGTGAAGAAGCAGGTTCAACGCCTATCAAAAGACGAAGGAATCGTGGTCACAACTTATGAAGGCATGCATTCGCATCAGATCGAGAAATCTACTGATAACTTCGAGCATATCTTGAGCCAGATGCAAGTTTATGCTTCCTTTTAA